The following are encoded in a window of Amycolatopsis lexingtonensis genomic DNA:
- a CDS encoding AfsR/SARP family transcriptional regulator — MRARRRATANLGATTIDIRLLGPFQVLVGGSPVVLTSSRQRALLATLALAAGRLVSIDALARGVWGETPPAHIRGSLQTYVMRLRRLCGEDTVVTEPDGYRLVVDPSRVDALRFLRALDQAAATTDPAQRRALLTAALATWGGTPLEGVGSPALAAEWEPLLTERHLFAVEQRIDLDTGLVPDARLVAELTDLVAQHPLRESLWERLVRALARSGRRAEALARYANLRALLADELGVEPGEDLRRLHAELLAADAGPAVPTVPRQLPFDVAGFTGRGAELAELDRLPPGGASGIVVIEGTAGVGKTSLAVHWSHRVRDRFPGGQLFLDLRGHSAGTPVTPDAALAGFLRALGVPPESVPSTVEERSALLRSRLDGSRTLMLLDNARDADQVRPLLPGSGNLVVVTSRNQLRGLVARDGARRIALRSFDDGDAAALLAGSVGPRRLAAEPDAVAELVQLCGRLPLALALAGERASRFPGVSLAGIVEELRDQRLRLDTLRDPQDAGTDLRAAFSWSYKALRPAAARFFRLLGLHPGHGFSLSAAAALAGANLREARELADQLAAAHLLNQPGTDRYQFHDLLRVYAAELVESETTADDREAALRRLLDWYLATVAEANKLVRPDLLTEDITLGPPPVPAVHFTQHEQTIAWYATERPALTALVGIAADRGWTAHAWKLAWLLRGFFAERHDRDDWITTARAAVAVTRDAGDNTGLQYSANNLGSAYLRTLQPDQALEALEEARAASESGGGTALAVAILSNLAGAYYVRAEYAEAERYALQAVHLARDHGQRTFVPHALLNVSASRIGLHDYDHAAEAAEAAHEAFAELGDRYHAALALGNVAEALAGAGRHDEAEKAGLDALAELKELNADYGTIDVQITLGRLKQRTGRGREAGGHWTEALTVSQRLGDPRVTEIQALLATVPTDEPSPGDAPYP, encoded by the coding sequence GTGCGGGCCCGGCGGCGCGCGACGGCTAACCTGGGGGCGACCACCATCGACATCCGGCTGCTCGGCCCGTTCCAGGTGCTCGTCGGCGGTTCCCCGGTCGTGCTGACCAGTTCCCGCCAGCGCGCGCTGCTCGCCACCCTCGCCCTCGCCGCGGGCCGGCTGGTGTCGATCGACGCGCTCGCGCGCGGGGTCTGGGGCGAGACGCCGCCCGCGCACATCCGGGGCAGCCTGCAGACCTACGTCATGCGCCTGCGCCGGCTCTGCGGCGAGGACACCGTCGTCACCGAACCGGACGGCTACCGGCTGGTCGTCGACCCGTCCCGGGTGGACGCGCTGCGGTTCCTGCGCGCCCTCGACCAAGCCGCCGCCACGACCGATCCCGCGCAGCGGCGGGCGCTGCTCACCGCCGCGCTCGCCACCTGGGGCGGGACGCCGCTGGAAGGCGTCGGTTCGCCCGCGCTCGCCGCCGAATGGGAGCCGCTGCTCACCGAACGGCACCTCTTCGCCGTGGAGCAGCGCATCGACCTCGACACCGGGCTGGTCCCCGACGCGCGGCTCGTCGCCGAGCTGACCGACCTCGTCGCCCAGCACCCGCTGCGGGAGTCGTTGTGGGAACGGCTGGTCCGTGCCCTCGCCCGGTCCGGGCGCCGCGCCGAAGCACTCGCGCGCTACGCCAACCTGCGCGCGCTGCTGGCCGACGAACTCGGTGTCGAACCCGGTGAAGACCTGCGGCGCCTGCACGCCGAACTGCTCGCCGCCGACGCCGGGCCCGCCGTGCCCACCGTGCCGCGGCAGCTGCCCTTCGACGTCGCCGGCTTCACCGGCCGCGGTGCCGAACTCGCCGAGCTCGACCGGCTGCCGCCCGGCGGCGCCTCCGGCATCGTCGTCATCGAAGGCACCGCCGGGGTCGGGAAGACGTCGCTGGCCGTGCACTGGTCGCACCGCGTCCGCGATCGCTTCCCCGGCGGCCAGCTGTTCCTCGACCTGCGCGGCCACTCCGCGGGCACCCCCGTCACGCCGGACGCCGCGCTCGCCGGCTTCCTCCGCGCCCTCGGCGTCCCGCCCGAGTCCGTGCCTTCCACAGTGGAGGAACGCTCGGCCCTGCTGCGCAGCCGGCTCGACGGCAGCCGCACGCTGATGCTGCTCGACAACGCCCGCGACGCCGACCAGGTCCGCCCGTTGCTGCCCGGTTCCGGGAACCTCGTCGTCGTGACCAGCCGAAACCAGTTGCGGGGCCTCGTCGCGCGCGACGGCGCCCGCCGCATCGCGCTACGGTCCTTCGACGACGGGGACGCCGCCGCGCTGCTCGCCGGCAGCGTCGGCCCGCGGCGCCTGGCCGCCGAACCCGATGCCGTCGCCGAACTCGTCCAGCTCTGCGGGCGCCTGCCGCTCGCGCTCGCGCTGGCCGGAGAACGCGCTTCCCGCTTTCCCGGCGTTTCGCTCGCCGGGATCGTCGAAGAACTCCGCGACCAGCGGCTGCGCCTGGACACCCTGCGCGACCCGCAGGACGCCGGCACCGACCTCCGCGCCGCGTTCTCCTGGTCCTACAAGGCCCTCCGCCCGGCCGCCGCGCGGTTCTTCCGGCTGCTCGGCCTGCACCCCGGCCACGGCTTCAGCCTGTCCGCGGCCGCCGCGCTCGCCGGTGCCAACCTGCGTGAAGCCCGCGAACTCGCCGACCAGCTCGCCGCCGCGCACCTGCTCAACCAGCCCGGCACCGACCGCTACCAGTTCCACGACCTCCTGCGCGTCTACGCCGCGGAACTCGTCGAATCCGAAACGACGGCGGACGACCGCGAAGCCGCGCTGCGCCGGCTCCTCGACTGGTACCTCGCCACGGTCGCGGAGGCGAACAAGCTCGTCCGCCCCGACCTGCTCACCGAGGACATCACCCTCGGCCCGCCGCCGGTGCCCGCCGTCCACTTCACCCAGCACGAGCAGACGATCGCCTGGTACGCCACGGAACGGCCGGCCCTCACCGCGCTGGTCGGCATCGCCGCCGACCGCGGCTGGACCGCCCACGCCTGGAAGCTCGCGTGGCTCCTGCGCGGCTTCTTCGCCGAACGCCACGACCGCGACGACTGGATCACCACCGCGCGCGCGGCGGTCGCCGTCACCCGCGACGCCGGCGACAACACCGGTCTCCAGTACAGCGCCAACAACCTCGGCTCGGCCTACCTGCGCACGCTCCAGCCCGACCAGGCGCTGGAAGCGCTGGAGGAGGCCCGCGCGGCCTCGGAGTCCGGCGGTGGCACCGCGCTGGCCGTGGCGATCCTGTCGAACCTCGCCGGCGCCTACTACGTCCGCGCCGAGTACGCGGAAGCCGAGCGCTACGCCCTCCAAGCCGTCCACCTCGCGCGCGACCACGGGCAGCGCACCTTCGTCCCGCACGCGCTGCTGAACGTCAGCGCCAGCCGCATCGGCCTGCACGACTACGACCACGCGGCCGAAGCCGCCGAGGCCGCGCACGAAGCCTTCGCCGAGCTGGGCGACCGCTACCACGCGGCGCTCGCCCTAGGGAACGTCGCCGAAGCGCTCGCCGGGGCGGGAAGACACGACGAAGCGGAGAAGGCGGGACTCGACGCGCTCGCCGAGCTGAAAGAGCTGAACGCCGACTACGGCACCATCGACGTCCAGATCACCCTGGGCCGGCTCAAACAGCGAACCGGCCGCGGCCGCGAGGCAGGGGGACACTGGACCGAGGCGCTGACCGTGAGCCAGCGCCTCGGCGACCCCCGGGTCACGGAGATCCAAGCCCTGCTGGCCACGGTGCCGACAGACGAGCCCTCGCCCGGGGATGCGCCGTACCCCTAG
- the leuD gene encoding 3-isopropylmalate dehydratase small subunit encodes MEPFTQHTGVGVPLRRSNVDTDQIIPAVYLKRVTRTGFEDGLFAAWRGNEDFILNQEPFKNGSVLVAGPDFGTGSSREHAVWALMDYGFRAVISARFADIFRGNSGKGGLVAAQCEQHDVELLWKLLENEPGTEVTVDLETKTVRAKDFTAPFQIDDYVRWRLLEGLDDIALTLRHAGEIDAFEGDRPSWKPTTTPITAG; translated from the coding sequence ATGGAACCGTTCACCCAGCACACCGGCGTCGGCGTCCCGCTGCGCCGGTCCAACGTGGACACCGACCAGATCATCCCGGCGGTCTACCTCAAGCGGGTCACCCGGACCGGCTTCGAAGACGGCCTGTTCGCCGCCTGGCGCGGCAACGAGGACTTCATCCTGAACCAGGAGCCGTTCAAGAACGGCAGCGTGCTGGTCGCGGGACCGGACTTCGGAACCGGTTCCTCCCGCGAGCACGCCGTCTGGGCGCTGATGGACTACGGCTTCCGGGCCGTCATCTCCGCTCGCTTCGCCGACATCTTCCGCGGCAACTCCGGCAAGGGCGGCCTGGTGGCCGCGCAGTGCGAGCAGCACGACGTCGAACTGCTCTGGAAGCTGCTCGAGAACGAGCCCGGCACGGAGGTCACGGTCGACCTCGAGACCAAGACCGTGCGGGCCAAGGACTTCACCGCGCCCTTCCAGATCGACGACTACGTCCGCTGGCGGCTGCTGGAGGGCCTCGACGACATCGCTCTCACGTTGCGCCATGCCGGTGAGATCGATGCCTTCGAAGGTGACCGCCCGTCCTGGAAGCCGACCACGACGCCGATCACCGCGGGCTAG
- a CDS encoding IclR family transcriptional regulator → MGQHSGIGVLDKAVAVLQAVADDPCGLAELCTRTGLPRATAHRLAVGLEVHRLLRRGPDGRWRPGTALAELAGGSTDPLLDAAGVVLPKLRDVTGESVQLYRRDGVQRVCVATAEPPSGLRDTVPIGSRLPMTAGSGAKVLAAWADPHTQRTILADAVFGERTLLEVRRRGWAQSVAEREPGVASISAPVRDSAGTVVAAVSVSGPIERIGRKPGARWAADLLAAADALQERL, encoded by the coding sequence GTGGGACAGCATAGCGGTATCGGAGTACTGGACAAAGCAGTGGCCGTGCTGCAGGCGGTCGCGGACGACCCCTGCGGCCTGGCGGAACTGTGCACGCGGACCGGTCTGCCGCGCGCCACCGCGCACCGGCTCGCGGTCGGGCTCGAGGTGCACCGGTTGCTGCGCCGCGGTCCGGACGGGCGCTGGCGCCCCGGTACCGCACTGGCCGAACTGGCGGGCGGCTCGACGGACCCCCTGCTCGACGCGGCGGGCGTGGTGCTGCCGAAGCTGCGGGACGTCACCGGCGAAAGCGTGCAGCTCTACCGGCGTGACGGCGTCCAGCGCGTGTGCGTCGCGACGGCCGAGCCGCCGAGCGGCCTGCGCGACACCGTCCCGATCGGGTCGCGCCTGCCGATGACGGCCGGCTCGGGCGCGAAGGTCCTCGCGGCCTGGGCCGACCCGCACACGCAGCGCACGATCCTGGCCGACGCGGTCTTCGGCGAGCGCACGCTCCTGGAGGTGCGGCGGCGCGGGTGGGCCCAGAGCGTGGCCGAGCGCGAACCCGGCGTGGCCAGCATTTCGGCGCCGGTGCGCGATTCGGCGGGCACGGTCGTGGCCGCGGTGTCGGTGTCCGGCCCGATCGAGCGCATCGGCCGCAAGCCCGGCGCCCGCTGGGCGGCGGACCTCCTCGCGGCGGCGGACGCGTTGCAGGAACGGCTTTAG
- a CDS encoding HU family DNA-binding protein — translation MANKAQLIEALSERLGDKKAASEAVDGLVDIIIRTVNKGEKVNITGFGVFEKRARAARTARNPRTGEAVRVKKTNVPAFRAGTTFKDVISGAKKLAKATPAKRAAAGTRASTTTRATTPRAAAAKPATARATATRTRATAAKPAAAKPATTRTRAAAPKAAAAKTTTTRAKAPAARTTAAKPAAAKTAAAKPAAAKTTAAKPAAAKTTTARKTTAAKAPARRTSTAAKKS, via the coding sequence ATGGCCAACAAGGCCCAGCTGATCGAGGCGCTGTCGGAGCGCCTGGGCGACAAGAAGGCCGCTTCCGAGGCGGTCGACGGTCTGGTCGACATCATCATCCGGACGGTCAACAAGGGCGAGAAGGTCAACATCACCGGCTTCGGTGTGTTCGAGAAGCGCGCCCGCGCGGCCCGGACGGCCCGGAACCCCCGCACCGGCGAGGCCGTGCGCGTCAAGAAGACGAACGTGCCGGCGTTCCGCGCCGGAACCACGTTCAAGGACGTCATTTCCGGCGCGAAGAAGCTGGCCAAGGCGACGCCGGCGAAGCGCGCGGCGGCTGGCACGCGAGCCTCCACGACAACGCGCGCGACCACCCCGCGCGCGGCGGCGGCCAAGCCGGCGACGGCCCGCGCGACGGCGACGCGCACCCGCGCGACGGCGGCGAAGCCGGCCGCGGCGAAGCCGGCGACCACGCGGACCCGGGCGGCGGCCCCGAAGGCGGCCGCGGCCAAGACCACGACGACGCGCGCGAAGGCGCCGGCCGCGAGGACGACCGCGGCGAAGCCTGCTGCGGCCAAGACCGCCGCGGCGAAGCCGGCCGCGGCCAAGACCACGGCGGCGAAGCCCGCCGCGGCGAAGACGACCACGGCCCGGAAGACGACCGCGGCGAAAGCCCCGGCCAGGCGGACCTCGACCGCGGCGAAGAAGAGCTGA
- the leuC gene encoding 3-isopropylmalate dehydratase large subunit has translation MTSPTGKARTLAEKVWESHLVRRGEGAEPDLLYIDLHLLHEVTSPQAFDGLRLAGRPVRRPDLTIATEDHNVPTVDIELPIADPVSRTQVDTLRRNCKEFGVRLHPMGDAEQGIVHVIGPQLGLTQPGMTVVCGDSHTSTHGAFGAIAFGIGTSEVEHVLATQTLPLRPFKTMAITVDGELRPGVTAKDIILAVIAKIGTGGGQGYVLEYRGSAIEALSMEARMTVCNMSIEAGARAGMIAPDETTFEYLKGRPHAPQGADWDAAVENWRQLRTDEGAEFDAEVHLDASALTPFVTWGTNPGQGLPLGAEVPDPEQIPDENDRVAAEKALSYMDLKPGTPLREIAVDTVFLGSCTNGRIEDLRAAAEVLRGRKVADSVRMLVVPGSMRVRKAAEAEGLDAVFTEAGAEWRQAGCSMCLGMNPDQLKPGERSASTSNRNFEGRQGKGGRTHLVSPLVAAATAVRGTLSSPEDLLTAAR, from the coding sequence ATGACCAGCCCGACCGGCAAGGCCCGCACACTGGCGGAGAAGGTGTGGGAAAGCCACCTCGTGCGCCGAGGGGAAGGCGCCGAACCGGACCTGCTCTACATCGACCTCCACCTGCTGCACGAAGTGACCAGCCCGCAGGCCTTCGACGGCCTCCGGCTGGCCGGGCGGCCGGTGCGCCGCCCCGACCTGACCATCGCGACCGAGGACCACAACGTCCCGACCGTCGACATCGAGCTCCCCATCGCCGATCCGGTCTCGCGCACCCAGGTCGACACCCTTCGGCGCAACTGCAAGGAGTTCGGTGTCCGGCTGCACCCGATGGGTGACGCCGAGCAGGGCATCGTGCACGTCATCGGCCCGCAGCTCGGCCTGACCCAGCCCGGCATGACCGTGGTCTGCGGCGACAGCCACACCTCCACGCACGGCGCGTTCGGCGCCATCGCCTTCGGCATCGGGACGTCCGAGGTCGAGCACGTCCTGGCCACCCAGACGCTGCCGCTCCGTCCATTCAAGACGATGGCGATCACCGTCGACGGCGAGCTGCGCCCGGGGGTCACGGCGAAGGACATCATCCTCGCGGTGATCGCCAAGATCGGCACCGGCGGCGGCCAGGGCTACGTCCTGGAGTACCGCGGCTCGGCTATCGAGGCGCTCTCGATGGAAGCCCGGATGACCGTCTGCAACATGTCGATCGAGGCCGGCGCCCGCGCCGGGATGATCGCCCCGGACGAGACGACGTTCGAGTACCTGAAGGGCCGCCCGCACGCGCCGCAGGGCGCCGACTGGGACGCGGCGGTCGAGAACTGGCGGCAGCTGCGCACCGACGAAGGCGCCGAGTTCGACGCCGAGGTGCACCTCGACGCGAGCGCGCTGACGCCGTTCGTGACCTGGGGCACCAACCCCGGCCAGGGCCTCCCGCTGGGCGCCGAGGTGCCCGACCCGGAGCAGATCCCGGACGAGAACGACCGCGTCGCGGCCGAGAAGGCCTTGTCCTACATGGATCTCAAGCCCGGCACGCCGCTGCGGGAGATCGCGGTGGACACCGTCTTCCTCGGCTCCTGCACCAACGGCCGGATCGAGGACCTGCGGGCCGCGGCCGAGGTGCTGCGCGGCCGGAAGGTGGCGGACTCGGTCCGGATGCTGGTGGTCCCCGGCTCGATGCGGGTCCGCAAGGCCGCCGAGGCCGAGGGCCTCGACGCCGTGTTCACCGAGGCCGGCGCCGAATGGCGGCAGGCGGGCTGCTCGATGTGCCTGGGCATGAACCCGGACCAGCTGAAGCCGGGGGAGCGCAGCGCGTCGACGTCGAACCGCAACTTCGAGGGCAGGCAGGGCAAGGGCGGCCGGACGCACCTGGTGTCCCCGCTGGTGGCCGCCGCCACGGCCGTCCGGGGGACGCTTTCGTCGCCGGAAGACCTGCTGACCGCCGCCCGCTGA